From a region of the Danio aesculapii chromosome 4, fDanAes4.1, whole genome shotgun sequence genome:
- the LOC130221993 gene encoding membrane-spanning 4-domains subfamily A member 4A-like, translating into MSTVGAMNPSSIVIQLHPPTQTATVTGTSSSVPVHIQHVAGVSPLQGIQLFLRGQPKALGTVQIMIGVLTFLFGIVSILFAFRGVSYVGSSIYITAGSLSIAAENKMNSPTALCLVKASLGMNIFSAITAGMSIIVLSLDFALGPNLSSCRDPHCYNDTSILLGISGVFLVFVILEFYISIWLSAFACKVTCCCHPKTPEDRNPLIQPTPAEIPQQYIQCPQEIPQQYIQCPQGIPQEYFQRPPAEAPPAYALGK; encoded by the exons ATGTCGACTGTCGGAGCCATGAATCCTTCATCGATTGTCATCCAGCTTCATCCACCAACACAAACAGCAACTGTGACTGGGACCAGTTCTTCTGTGCCTGTTCACATACAGCATGTAGCAGGAGTTTCACCTCTTCAAGGAATTCAGCTCTTTCTGAGAGGCCAACCGAAAGCCCTTGGG ACTGTCCAGATAATGATCGGTGTGTTGACTTTCCTGTTTGGAATCGTGTCTATATTATTTGCCTTCAGGGGTGTTTCTTACGTGGGATCTTCGATT TACATTACTGCAGGCTCGCTCTCCATTGctgctgaaaacaaaatgaattcaCCAACTGCTTTATGTTTG GTGAAAGCTTCCCTCGGGATGAACATTTTCAGTGCTATAACTGCAGGCATGTCCATTATTGTGCTTTCACTGGATTTTGCTTTAGGACCCAACCTCAGTTCCTGCAGAGACCCTCATTGTTATAATGATACA TCTATTTTATTAGGAATCAGTGGTGTGTTCCTGGTGTTCGTCATCCTTGAGTTCTACATCTCCATCTGGCTATCTGCGTTTGCCTGTAAAGTCACCTGTTGCTGTCATCCTAAG ACTCCAGAGGACAGAAACCCTTTAATTCAACCAACTCCTGCAGAAATCCCCCAACAGTATATCCAATGCCCTCAAGAAATCCCCCAACAGTATATTCAATGTCCTCAAGGAATCCCCCAAGAGTACTTTCAACGTCCTCCTGCAGAAGCTCCCCCAGCGTACGCTTTAGGCAAATAA